One genomic region from Haloarcula taiwanensis encodes:
- a CDS encoding methyl-accepting chemotaxis protein, with translation MASGPLDELASALDRVAPEFVRQRFAAKFAVAFLAVLLVIAGAGAFTFQATSTAVERQTTGQLAETSQLEGDAIGSWVEQQRTHTRSVSQGEPLRSDRRAAAYILLQDQLLPDDVVSMHLVNDTRGEVVASTELPLEGRSLSELDAPWTNAEVPEGPGNNSQVWSSSRSYRSPVLNDEPVMAFASSVPKRDGSHLVVVTRIQSQVDRLSDTNSTKETTILNTNDETVLNIDREFDADTHSESLAAIRDANGTATPVTAVSDGRVYAFAPVPTTNWVTVTSLDTAQAFSVRDTVGQTVGLLVLLALVSLSAVGLVLGKRTVDPLKQLRDRAERIEAGDFDVDLETNRADEIGRLYGTFDDMRLSLQNRIQEAEDAVEEAKTARAEAEELRTEAEDARAEAEEASQRLQERAAEYSAVMQDIADGDLTKRLDEDAEETAMREVAVEFNAMLDGLEATVSEVAAFADEVADATIEVATGAEEIETTSQTVSDRIQEITDGAIRQHDDLEEAAAEMDELSASIEEVAASSTTVAETARDAVDRGETGREAAESAIDDMAEIESRSADAVDQILDLQERMDDIGEIVDFITDIAEQTNMLALNANIEAARADKDGEGFAVVADEVKSLAEETKQAAAEIEAEIAAVQTETDETVTDIRATSDHIDTGVETVREAADAIEDTVDAIENANDGIQEIADATEDQADATQSVVHRVDGVSEISQNVTEDAEQVSAAAEEQSASVAEIAQSADELRDRADSLARTVDQFDTSGRAVERGDTAGVGGERTTRSAPDRADD, from the coding sequence ATGGCGAGCGGTCCGCTCGATGAGCTGGCGAGCGCACTTGATCGGGTCGCCCCCGAGTTCGTCCGGCAGCGGTTCGCTGCGAAGTTCGCTGTCGCGTTCCTCGCCGTGTTGCTCGTCATCGCGGGCGCTGGGGCGTTCACCTTCCAGGCGACATCCACAGCAGTCGAACGCCAGACGACCGGACAGCTCGCCGAGACCAGCCAGCTAGAGGGGGACGCTATCGGCTCGTGGGTCGAGCAGCAGCGCACGCACACACGCTCCGTCTCGCAGGGCGAGCCACTCCGGAGCGACCGACGCGCCGCGGCGTACATCCTTCTGCAGGACCAGCTACTGCCCGATGATGTTGTCAGTATGCACCTCGTGAATGATACTCGTGGCGAGGTGGTCGCCAGCACGGAACTCCCGCTGGAGGGGCGGTCGCTGTCCGAACTTGACGCGCCGTGGACGAACGCCGAAGTGCCGGAAGGGCCTGGGAACAACAGTCAGGTGTGGTCGAGTAGTCGGTCGTACCGCTCACCGGTCCTCAACGACGAGCCCGTGATGGCGTTCGCTAGCTCGGTCCCGAAGCGTGACGGCTCGCATCTCGTCGTCGTCACGCGCATCCAGAGCCAGGTCGACCGCCTCAGCGATACGAACTCCACGAAAGAAACCACGATTCTGAACACCAACGACGAGACGGTACTGAACATCGACCGCGAGTTCGATGCCGACACCCACAGTGAGAGCCTCGCAGCGATCCGCGACGCAAACGGTACGGCAACACCGGTGACAGCAGTTTCCGATGGTCGCGTGTACGCGTTCGCACCCGTCCCGACGACGAACTGGGTCACGGTGACGAGCCTGGACACGGCGCAGGCGTTCAGTGTCCGTGATACGGTCGGGCAGACGGTCGGACTGCTTGTCCTGCTGGCGCTCGTTTCGTTGTCGGCTGTCGGCCTCGTGCTCGGGAAACGGACTGTCGACCCACTGAAGCAGTTGCGGGACCGTGCCGAGCGCATCGAGGCCGGCGACTTCGATGTCGACCTCGAGACGAACCGCGCCGACGAAATCGGTCGCCTCTACGGTACCTTCGACGATATGCGGCTCTCACTCCAGAACCGTATTCAAGAAGCGGAGGACGCAGTCGAGGAGGCGAAGACGGCGCGAGCAGAAGCCGAAGAACTGCGTACGGAAGCGGAGGACGCACGGGCAGAGGCAGAGGAAGCCAGCCAGCGCCTCCAGGAGCGCGCTGCCGAGTACAGCGCGGTGATGCAGGACATCGCCGACGGTGACCTCACGAAGCGACTCGACGAGGACGCAGAGGAGACAGCGATGCGAGAAGTCGCGGTGGAGTTCAACGCAATGCTCGACGGGCTCGAAGCCACCGTCAGCGAGGTCGCGGCGTTCGCCGACGAAGTCGCGGATGCCACGATTGAGGTCGCGACTGGGGCCGAGGAAATCGAGACGACGAGCCAGACGGTCAGCGACCGCATACAGGAGATCACAGACGGAGCCATCAGACAGCACGACGACCTTGAGGAGGCCGCCGCCGAGATGGACGAGCTATCGGCGAGCATCGAGGAGGTCGCAGCGTCGTCGACGACGGTTGCAGAGACGGCCAGGGACGCCGTCGACCGTGGCGAAACCGGCCGGGAAGCCGCTGAGTCGGCCATCGACGACATGGCGGAAATCGAGTCCCGGTCGGCAGACGCGGTCGACCAGATTCTCGATCTGCAGGAGCGTATGGACGACATCGGCGAGATTGTCGACTTCATCACAGATATCGCCGAACAGACGAATATGCTCGCCCTGAACGCCAACATCGAGGCCGCCCGCGCCGACAAGGACGGCGAGGGGTTCGCTGTTGTTGCTGACGAGGTCAAGAGCCTCGCGGAGGAGACAAAGCAGGCGGCAGCAGAGATAGAAGCCGAAATCGCGGCCGTACAGACGGAAACCGACGAGACTGTCACCGACATCCGCGCGACCAGCGACCACATTGACACCGGTGTCGAGACTGTCCGTGAGGCTGCCGATGCGATCGAGGATACCGTCGACGCGATAGAGAACGCCAACGACGGTATTCAGGAGATCGCGGACGCCACAGAGGACCAGGCCGACGCGACGCAGAGCGTCGTCCACCGCGTCGACGGGGTATCCGAGATCAGCCAGAACGTGACGGAGGACGCAGAGCAGGTCTCGGCGGCCGCCGAAGAGCAGTCCGCGTCCGTCGCCGAAATCGCCCAGAGCGCGGATGAACTCCGCGACCGTGCCGACTCGCTGGCCCGGACCGTCGATCAGTTCGACACCAGCGGCAGAGCGGTCGAGCGCGGCGATACCGCCGGTGTCGGCGGGGAGCGCACCACGCGTTCGGCTCCCGACAGGGCTGACGACTGA
- a CDS encoding cell division protein produces MATAENTELIDRFEEFYRNYYRNEIGELAQKYPNDQKSLYIDWDDLYRFDPDLADDYRTKPEQIQEYAEEALRLYDLPVDVSLGQAHVRVRNLPESEDIRDLRHEHHGNLVAVQGIIRKATDVRPKVIEAAFECQRCGTLTRIPQAAGDFQEPHECQGCERQGPFRLNTDQSQFIDAQKLRVQESPEGLRGGETPQSIDVNIEDDITGHVTAGDHVRVTGVLKLDQRGSDNEKSPMFDIYMEGISVEIEDEQFEDMEITDADKKEIVELSNESDIYDKMVGAIAPSIYGYEKEKLAMMLQLFSGVTKELPDGSRIRGDLHMLLIGDPGTGKCVHGDTRVTLADGHERPIRELVESNLDDPKPVDDGVWDTADFDVPSLQSDGTIAAQRATKVWKREAPDSLYRIRTATGHELDVTPSHPLFVQSAGRFQARKAEDLETGTHIAVPRTLSTAACDELDVTFRKSQANNRVDLDLPATWTPELARLIGYIVAEGYVEQRPDNTGFVSITNNDSEVLDDAKSVLESLNLNVTERDSHDGKAARELLCSAGEFVSFLASLDETLLASSADRRVPRAIMRASDDVGSGFLRGYIEGEGHVSKSQREITVASMSKPLLEDVRTLLVTQGITAQLQSRNNGSYRLRISGQSVHEYAETIGFVTERKTEACQKFEGTRGDTNLDTVPALGPELRRIRETLGLTQSECGLPRSTYQHYERGRRNPSRDSLESVLDAFETRLAEMSHEPPSGDVAASDGGGTGSLRQDLDALTALVEGDVAWDRIESIEPIDHDEEWVYDLEIEGTHNYLTNGVVSHNSQMLSYIENIAPRSVYTSGKGSSSAGLTAAAVRDDFGDGQQWTLEAGALVLADQGIAAIDELDKMTPEDRSAMHEALEQQRISVSKAGINATLKSRCSLLGAANPKYGRFDQYEPIGEQIDLEPALISRFDLIFTVTDKPDEEADRNLAEHIIQTNYAGELNTHRTQNPTSNFSEEEVDTVTEEVAPTIEPDLLRKYVAYAKRNCFPTMTEDAKSRIEDFYVDLRLKGQDEDAPVPVTARKLEALVRLAEASARIRLSDTVDEADADRAVDIAHYCLKEIGVDPETGEFDADVVETGQSKTQRDRIQNIKGIISDIEDEYDEGAPADVVIERAEEVGIDESKAEHEIDKLKQKGEVYEPRTDHLRTT; encoded by the coding sequence ATGGCGACCGCCGAGAACACCGAACTCATCGACCGCTTCGAGGAGTTCTACCGCAACTACTACCGCAACGAAATCGGTGAGCTCGCCCAGAAATACCCGAACGACCAGAAATCGCTGTATATCGACTGGGACGACCTCTATCGCTTCGATCCGGACCTGGCGGACGACTACCGGACCAAGCCAGAGCAGATTCAGGAGTACGCCGAGGAGGCCCTTCGACTGTACGACCTCCCGGTCGACGTCTCGCTTGGCCAAGCTCACGTCCGCGTCCGGAACCTCCCCGAGTCGGAGGACATCCGGGACCTGCGCCACGAACACCACGGCAACCTCGTCGCCGTCCAGGGCATCATTCGGAAGGCGACCGACGTGCGGCCGAAGGTTATCGAGGCCGCATTCGAGTGCCAGCGCTGTGGCACACTCACGCGCATCCCACAGGCTGCCGGTGACTTTCAGGAGCCCCACGAGTGTCAGGGCTGTGAGCGACAGGGGCCGTTCCGGCTCAACACCGACCAGTCTCAGTTTATCGACGCCCAGAAGCTCCGCGTCCAGGAGTCCCCCGAAGGACTCCGCGGCGGCGAGACGCCCCAGTCTATCGATGTCAACATTGAGGACGACATCACGGGCCACGTCACCGCGGGCGACCACGTCCGCGTGACCGGTGTCCTCAAACTCGACCAGCGGGGATCGGACAACGAGAAGTCCCCGATGTTCGACATCTACATGGAGGGTATCAGCGTCGAAATCGAGGACGAGCAGTTCGAGGATATGGAGATCACCGACGCCGACAAGAAGGAAATCGTCGAACTCTCCAACGAATCCGACATCTACGACAAGATGGTCGGCGCTATCGCCCCCTCCATCTACGGCTACGAGAAGGAGAAGCTCGCGATGATGCTCCAGCTCTTCTCGGGCGTGACCAAGGAGCTTCCTGACGGCTCGCGTATACGCGGGGACCTCCATATGTTGCTGATAGGTGACCCTGGGACGGGGAAATGCGTTCACGGTGATACCAGAGTGACACTCGCAGACGGTCACGAACGCCCGATACGGGAGCTCGTCGAATCGAACTTGGACGACCCCAAACCGGTCGACGACGGGGTGTGGGACACCGCTGATTTCGATGTCCCGTCACTCCAGTCCGACGGAACGATAGCCGCCCAGCGAGCGACAAAGGTCTGGAAACGCGAAGCACCGGACTCCCTGTATCGGATACGGACCGCGACTGGGCACGAACTCGACGTCACTCCGTCCCATCCACTGTTTGTCCAATCCGCCGGTCGGTTCCAGGCCAGGAAAGCCGAGGACTTGGAGACCGGGACTCACATCGCAGTCCCTCGGACCCTCTCTACAGCCGCCTGCGACGAACTGGACGTCACGTTCCGAAAATCACAGGCGAACAACAGGGTCGACCTCGACCTGCCGGCGACGTGGACTCCCGAACTGGCCCGGCTCATCGGATACATCGTCGCCGAAGGGTACGTCGAACAGCGCCCGGACAACACCGGCTTCGTTTCGATAACGAACAACGACTCCGAAGTGCTCGATGACGCGAAATCCGTTCTAGAGTCGCTCAATCTCAACGTCACGGAACGCGACTCCCACGACGGGAAGGCTGCCCGCGAACTGCTGTGTTCGGCCGGTGAGTTCGTGAGCTTCCTCGCATCTCTGGACGAGACGCTGCTCGCGTCGTCGGCGGACAGACGCGTTCCGCGAGCTATCATGCGGGCTAGCGACGACGTCGGCTCCGGATTCCTTCGGGGATATATCGAAGGGGAGGGCCACGTCTCGAAGTCACAACGGGAAATTACCGTTGCTTCGATGAGTAAACCGCTGCTGGAAGATGTCCGGACACTCCTCGTGACACAGGGAATCACGGCGCAACTCCAATCCCGAAACAACGGAAGTTACCGGCTCCGCATCTCCGGGCAGTCCGTCCACGAGTACGCGGAAACCATCGGATTCGTTACGGAGCGAAAGACTGAGGCCTGCCAGAAATTCGAGGGCACCCGCGGAGATACGAACCTGGATACCGTCCCTGCTCTGGGTCCGGAACTCCGTCGCATCCGGGAGACGCTTGGACTGACGCAGTCCGAATGTGGCCTTCCACGGTCGACGTATCAACACTACGAACGGGGGCGCAGAAACCCGAGTCGTGACAGTCTCGAATCGGTTCTCGATGCGTTCGAGACGCGGTTAGCTGAGATGAGTCACGAGCCTCCGTCCGGTGACGTTGCGGCCAGCGACGGGGGCGGAACCGGCTCACTCCGTCAAGACCTGGATGCACTCACTGCACTCGTCGAAGGAGACGTCGCGTGGGACCGAATCGAATCGATAGAACCCATCGACCACGACGAAGAGTGGGTCTACGACCTCGAAATCGAGGGCACGCACAATTACCTCACTAACGGGGTTGTCTCGCACAACTCCCAGATGTTATCATATATCGAGAATATCGCGCCCCGCTCTGTCTACACCTCCGGGAAGGGGTCGTCGAGCGCGGGGCTGACCGCCGCGGCCGTGCGCGACGACTTCGGCGACGGCCAGCAGTGGACGCTTGAAGCGGGCGCACTCGTGCTCGCCGACCAGGGTATCGCTGCCATTGACGAACTGGACAAGATGACGCCGGAGGACCGGTCGGCGATGCACGAGGCGCTGGAACAGCAGCGAATCAGCGTCTCGAAGGCCGGCATCAACGCGACGCTCAAGTCCCGCTGTTCGCTGCTGGGCGCGGCCAACCCGAAGTACGGCCGCTTCGACCAGTACGAACCAATCGGCGAGCAGATAGACCTCGAACCGGCGCTTATCTCCCGGTTCGACCTCATCTTCACCGTCACCGACAAGCCCGACGAGGAGGCCGACCGGAACCTCGCCGAACACATCATCCAGACCAACTACGCCGGCGAACTCAACACCCACCGGACGCAGAATCCGACCTCGAATTTCAGCGAGGAAGAGGTCGACACGGTCACCGAGGAGGTCGCACCGACCATCGAACCAGATCTCCTCCGGAAGTACGTTGCCTACGCGAAGCGCAACTGCTTCCCGACGATGACTGAGGATGCGAAATCGCGAATCGAGGACTTCTACGTCGACCTGCGGCTCAAGGGCCAGGACGAAGACGCGCCGGTCCCGGTCACCGCCCGGAAACTGGAGGCGCTGGTCCGGCTTGCCGAGGCGTCCGCCCGGATTCGGCTGTCGGACACCGTCGACGAGGCCGACGCCGACCGGGCCGTCGACATCGCCCACTACTGCCTGAAAGAAATCGGGGTCGACCCCGAAACCGGCGAGTTCGACGCCGATGTGGTCGAGACAGGCCAGTCCAAGACCCAGCGCGACCGCATCCAGAACATCAAGGGCATCATCTCCGACATCGAGGACGAGTACGACGAGGGCGCACCCGCTGACGTGGTCATCGAGCGCGCGGAGGAGGTCGGCATCGACGAGTCCAAGGCCGAACACGAGATTGACAAGCTGAAACAGAAGGGCGAGGTGTACGAGCCCCGGACGGACCATCTCCGGACGACCTGA
- a CDS encoding SLC13 family permease: MLFVFATIVAALVLFATEALPVDVTAIAVMVALMLAEPVTVLAADIGLLAEPVYVLHQPGDGLSPLDRGLSGFASTATITVLAMFILSDGVQRTGIVQILGAKIASLTGDSETKQLGATVGLVAPISGFINNTAAVAILLPMVTDIAHKGKLSPSKLLLPLSYASMFGGMLTLIGTSTNILASQLSAELIGRPFSMFEFTQLGIIVTIIGTIYLLTVGRYLVPSRIPAEEDLTREFEMGEYLTEVVVREDSPLIGQTVEEALRVSEFDVDIVQLVREKRTFLEPFGQKAIQAGDVFAVRTDRDTLVDLLDVEGLDVIPEVEVDDAELETATERKNLVEVVVAPGSSLIGETLVSTSFRQRYDATVLALRHGQELYRQRMDHVTLRIGDTLLVQATPDSIDRLNRNNDFIVAQEVERPDFRQSKIPVAVGIVAAVVGVAALTPIHIVISALGGALAMVLTGCLRPPELYDAVQWDVIFLLAGVIPLGIALQETGGADLLAELFVMGAGSVLTAGGGLAVVLGLMYLVTALLTNIISNNASVVLMIPVAIETARQLNANAFAFVLAVTFAASTAFMTPVGYQTNLLVYGPGGYRFADYLKVGAPLQAVFAVATTLGIAYFWGLAPA; the protein is encoded by the coding sequence ATGTTGTTCGTGTTCGCGACCATCGTCGCCGCGCTGGTGCTGTTTGCGACGGAGGCGCTGCCAGTCGACGTGACCGCTATCGCCGTCATGGTGGCGCTGATGCTGGCCGAACCGGTGACGGTACTCGCGGCCGATATCGGGCTGCTCGCCGAGCCGGTGTACGTGTTACATCAGCCGGGCGACGGGCTATCGCCGCTGGATCGCGGGCTTTCGGGTTTTGCCTCGACGGCGACGATAACTGTGCTGGCGATGTTCATTCTCTCCGACGGCGTCCAGCGGACCGGAATCGTCCAGATCCTCGGCGCGAAAATCGCCTCCCTGACCGGGGACAGCGAAACGAAACAGCTCGGTGCGACCGTCGGGCTGGTCGCGCCTATCTCCGGGTTCATCAACAACACCGCTGCCGTCGCCATCCTCCTGCCGATGGTGACCGATATCGCGCACAAGGGCAAGCTCTCGCCGTCGAAACTACTGCTGCCGCTGTCCTACGCCTCGATGTTCGGCGGGATGTTGACGCTCATCGGCACCTCGACGAACATCCTCGCCTCGCAGCTCTCGGCGGAACTGATCGGCCGTCCGTTCAGTATGTTCGAGTTCACCCAGCTCGGCATTATCGTGACTATCATCGGGACGATCTATCTGCTCACTGTCGGGCGCTATCTGGTCCCGTCGCGTATCCCGGCCGAAGAGGACCTCACCCGGGAGTTCGAGATGGGTGAGTACCTGACCGAAGTTGTCGTCCGCGAAGACTCCCCGCTCATCGGCCAGACTGTCGAGGAGGCGCTCAGAGTCTCGGAGTTCGACGTGGATATCGTCCAACTGGTCCGTGAGAAGCGCACGTTCCTCGAACCGTTCGGACAGAAAGCGATCCAGGCCGGCGACGTCTTTGCCGTTCGGACGGACCGGGACACACTTGTCGACCTCCTCGACGTCGAGGGGCTGGACGTAATTCCCGAGGTTGAGGTTGACGACGCGGAACTGGAAACCGCGACCGAGCGAAAGAATCTCGTCGAGGTCGTCGTCGCTCCCGGCTCCTCGCTCATCGGCGAGACGCTCGTCTCCACGAGCTTCCGCCAGCGCTACGACGCGACTGTGCTGGCGCTTCGCCACGGACAGGAGCTGTACCGCCAGCGAATGGACCACGTCACACTCCGCATCGGCGATACGCTGCTGGTGCAGGCCACCCCAGACAGCATCGACCGCCTCAACCGCAATAACGACTTCATCGTCGCCCAGGAAGTCGAACGACCGGACTTCCGCCAGTCGAAGATTCCCGTCGCGGTCGGCATCGTCGCCGCCGTTGTGGGTGTCGCGGCCCTGACGCCGATTCACATCGTCATCTCGGCGCTCGGCGGGGCGCTCGCGATGGTCCTCACCGGCTGTCTCCGCCCGCCCGAGCTGTACGACGCCGTTCAGTGGGACGTCATCTTCCTGCTTGCCGGTGTCATTCCGCTGGGAATCGCCCTGCAGGAGACCGGCGGCGCTGACCTGCTTGCGGAGCTGTTCGTCATGGGGGCCGGCAGTGTCCTCACCGCCGGTGGCGGCCTCGCGGTCGTCCTCGGCCTCATGTACCTCGTCACGGCGCTCCTGACGAACATCATCTCGAACAACGCCTCCGTCGTTTTGATGATCCCAGTCGCCATCGAAACCGCCCGGCAACTGAACGCCAACGCCTTCGCCTTCGTCCTCGCCGTCACCTTCGCCGCCTCGACGGCGTTCATGACGCCGGTCGGCTACCAGACGAACCTCCTCGTCTACGGTCCTGGTGGGTACCGATTCGCCGACTATCTGAAGGTCGGTGCGCCGCTCCAGGCCGTCTTCGCCGTCGCGACGACGCTCGGCATCGCGTACTTCTGGGGCCTCGCTCCCGCGTGA
- a CDS encoding BMP family ABC transporter substrate-binding protein yields the protein MRKQKITRRRLLASGSAAATATLAGCAGRFGDFGGSGDEDTGDSQQATESDIDVSDAAATVGMVYALGGLDDRSFNDAANRGIQRARLDDGVEYTNHEPTSVAGFAEVQAELASSTNPSYDLICCIGFLQAEGLSETATEYTDQQFMIVDSVVEADNVASYVFREHEGSFQAGNLAGLLTTRDIDLGAGSTNPDETTVGFVGGLDQPLIHKFEAGFRAGVEYANTDVDVLTEYLGNFDDVQGARDIAAGMYDDGADIVYHAAGGAGVGIFQAAQAHGRYAIGVDSDQSRSNPRYADVVLASMVKRVNVAVYDAATATVADSLPAGEVVSLGLDSDGVGIVYGTSLEPAIPDDVRTALSTSREQIAAGDIVVPTERSSTGGA from the coding sequence GTGCGTAAACAAAAAATCACAAGGCGTCGGCTCCTCGCCAGCGGAAGCGCGGCCGCGACCGCAACGCTCGCCGGCTGTGCAGGCCGCTTCGGGGATTTCGGAGGGAGCGGAGACGAGGACACCGGCGACAGCCAGCAAGCGACGGAAAGCGACATCGACGTGAGCGATGCGGCGGCGACTGTCGGAATGGTGTACGCACTGGGCGGGCTGGATGACCGCTCGTTCAACGATGCGGCGAACCGCGGCATTCAGCGCGCGCGGCTCGATGACGGGGTCGAGTACACGAACCACGAGCCAACCAGTGTCGCCGGATTCGCCGAAGTACAGGCTGAGCTGGCGAGTTCGACAAACCCGTCATACGACCTGATCTGTTGTATCGGCTTTCTGCAGGCTGAGGGGCTATCTGAGACTGCAACGGAGTACACGGACCAGCAGTTCATGATCGTCGACTCTGTCGTAGAGGCCGACAACGTGGCGAGTTACGTGTTCCGCGAACACGAGGGATCGTTCCAGGCCGGGAACCTCGCTGGGCTGCTCACGACCAGAGATATCGACCTCGGGGCAGGCTCGACGAACCCGGACGAGACGACCGTCGGATTCGTCGGCGGCCTCGACCAGCCCCTCATCCACAAGTTCGAGGCCGGCTTCAGAGCCGGCGTCGAGTACGCCAACACGGACGTCGATGTCCTCACGGAGTATCTCGGGAATTTCGACGACGTGCAGGGCGCCCGCGACATCGCAGCCGGGATGTACGATGATGGGGCGGATATTGTCTACCACGCAGCGGGTGGTGCAGGTGTTGGCATCTTCCAGGCCGCACAGGCCCACGGCCGGTACGCAATCGGAGTGGACTCAGACCAGTCTCGCAGTAACCCCCGGTACGCTGATGTCGTGCTGGCGAGCATGGTCAAGCGGGTGAACGTCGCAGTCTACGACGCGGCGACGGCGACGGTCGCGGACAGCCTCCCCGCTGGTGAGGTCGTCTCTCTCGGGCTAGATAGTGACGGGGTCGGCATTGTCTATGGCACTTCCCTCGAGCCGGCGATTCCCGATGACGTCAGGACGGCACTGTCGACATCACGGGAGCAGATCGCCGCCGGCGACATCGTCGTCCCCACTGAGCGCTCCAGCACGGGTGGTGCCTGA
- a CDS encoding chromosome partitioning protein ParA: MILAVTGGKGGVGKSTVAYNLAAELDELERADSRGSFSNPNAGSVVVDGDLGMADLPSSHGPDLHDVLADRADPHEAVREDGPVTLVPCGRTLAGARSTDLQALTDVFAALERTYRWVIVDSPAGLHADVGLPLAAADAAVLVTTPEGAALADALRVRALARELDAGLCRVVLNRAGPNSATGAAADRFGAPVVAIPESEPIATAQAHGQPLRDIAPDTPAKHSLEALADAAYSCSSV; the protein is encoded by the coding sequence ATGATTCTGGCAGTCACCGGCGGCAAGGGCGGCGTCGGCAAGTCGACTGTCGCGTACAATCTCGCGGCGGAACTCGACGAACTCGAACGGGCTGACAGCAGGGGTTCGTTCTCGAACCCGAACGCGGGGAGCGTCGTCGTCGACGGCGATCTCGGGATGGCGGACCTCCCGTCCAGCCACGGCCCCGACCTGCACGACGTTCTCGCTGACCGCGCCGACCCACACGAGGCTGTCCGCGAGGACGGTCCCGTGACTCTCGTCCCGTGCGGACGAACGCTAGCCGGCGCTCGAAGTACCGATTTGCAGGCCCTCACAGACGTATTCGCTGCGCTGGAGCGGACCTATCGCTGGGTCATCGTGGATTCGCCAGCCGGCCTGCACGCCGACGTAGGGCTGCCCCTTGCAGCCGCCGACGCCGCGGTACTCGTCACGACGCCGGAAGGTGCGGCCCTCGCCGACGCGCTCCGGGTTCGGGCGCTGGCCCGCGAACTCGACGCCGGACTCTGTCGGGTCGTTCTCAACCGAGCCGGTCCGAACTCTGCGACCGGCGCCGCCGCAGACCGGTTCGGTGCGCCAGTCGTTGCCATCCCGGAAAGTGAGCCAATAGCGACGGCACAGGCGCACGGACAGCCGCTTCGAGACATAGCCCCGGACACGCCGGCCAAACACTCGCTTGAAGCGCTCGCCGACGCCGCTTACTCCTGTAGCTCGGTGTAG
- a CDS encoding transcription initiation factor IIB: protein MSTTVTQCPECNGSVKQQGVESVCSGCGLVVGEDAIDPGPEWRSFDDDDTDRARTGAPLTRSRHDRGLSTKIGRSTRLKGRKRRQFARLRREHNRAQISSKRERNKVYAFTEIRRIISSMALSDAIRDRACVLFESAQNEGLLQGRTLEGFAAAAIYATCRTEGVARTVDELCTVAKATQAELRAAYDALNRELGLPTGPIDPREYVPRFATTLDLPTEVRQRAERLVDVAQDRGLVSGRNPAGVAAACLYTAAQEQDVALTQAEAAETADVTPVTLRGTYTELQE, encoded by the coding sequence ATGAGTACGACGGTAACGCAATGTCCGGAGTGTAACGGGTCAGTCAAACAGCAGGGCGTCGAGTCGGTCTGTAGCGGCTGTGGGTTAGTCGTCGGTGAGGACGCCATTGATCCCGGCCCAGAGTGGCGGTCGTTCGACGATGACGACACGGACCGGGCACGCACGGGCGCGCCGTTGACGCGGTCCCGTCACGACCGCGGCCTTTCGACGAAAATCGGCCGGTCGACGCGGCTCAAAGGGCGCAAACGCCGTCAGTTTGCTCGCCTCCGCCGCGAACACAACCGCGCCCAGATCAGTTCGAAGCGTGAGCGAAACAAGGTGTATGCCTTCACCGAGATACGGCGTATCATCAGTTCGATGGCGCTCTCAGACGCAATCAGAGACCGAGCGTGCGTGCTGTTCGAATCCGCACAGAACGAGGGCCTGCTGCAGGGACGGACGCTTGAAGGGTTCGCAGCCGCGGCCATCTACGCCACTTGCCGAACCGAAGGCGTTGCCCGGACCGTCGACGAACTCTGTACTGTCGCCAAAGCGACCCAGGCAGAGCTTCGCGCGGCGTACGACGCCCTGAACAGAGAACTCGGGCTACCGACTGGGCCGATTGACCCCCGCGAGTACGTCCCCCGGTTCGCAACGACGCTGGACCTGCCTACGGAAGTGCGACAGCGCGCAGAGCGGCTCGTCGACGTGGCACAGGACCGTGGACTGGTCAGCGGGCGCAATCCGGCCGGTGTCGCTGCGGCGTGTCTCTACACCGCAGCCCAGGAGCAGGACGTGGCGCTCACGCAGGCCGAAGCAGCAGAGACAGCAGACGTAACGCCGGTCACGTTACGGGGGACCTACACCGAGCTACAGGAGTAA